From one Drosophila subpulchrella strain 33 F10 #4 breed RU33 chromosome 3L, RU_Dsub_v1.1 Primary Assembly, whole genome shotgun sequence genomic stretch:
- the LOC119555052 gene encoding rab GTPase-activating protein 1-like, whose product MDDNLSTKSSESSITTSGEYEIVTDSNVASPMEQVKQVVVNQERIKPEVAGKPPTSLSALALSSPEAGGDRSPTLDMAHNRNLSDMQHEMTDALRDLELERGVAAAGEKIAQRLPSHQQKSLTLPLTGSGRRPADPEMRFPCTLFSPKSEETLDDASSSNRVGHSVFYDCIDASPACVEEKQDAMKPEKGDTTDEEVSEIDQGCTIFSGVTYLGAANINAPKSETEVYRIMGELNSGSKSVGLKITVSIPNCSDGLVVLHDAESNTVIATYEISSIILYYRGPVDTVENGCFAFTWLHGDALFQCHVFRCHIPEAVNQVSACFQKAFQTYPPSMSCSLNSAVEMANSVTSDLSGNPLNTAGYEFIVSLEIRERVAKNSYAAVPRDRGCFKLRANTDKEVCITVKQTPSNILQPLHIERCFGVLVAPGKLVVQKDMHLIDMHSMGYVPPGGAVVATESDSNAQPNSAWPYTIRAEWKAQEKAFEQLNLESSKTNLTVAVDIVMRRIQEPVRFVIETPVTIQSASEMRIMDHFMSKRPMTLRFYLHLKRTDESNWKVNSIDPSEEITEQPGNQQSSSLLKMGMNNLSRIVRSSSIASIEDDCPSDYSSDGDEPLLSGTGEVSKDCSQDTLDEWDPILREWDGEKRPKNLAPLVRLGVPEALREKIWQKLANVEGKLEMNDMYKILITKETKCETVIQRDIHRTFPAHKCFKETGGSGQDALFKVSKAYAVHDSEVGYCQGLSFIAASLLLHMPEEDAFCVLVALMYDYGLRDLYKAGFEVLYLRLYQLERLIKDQLPKLHEHFTACGIETHMYASQWFLTLYTARFPLCFVFHVLDVFLLDGLPVLFQVAVTLLSICESDLRQLDFEGILKYFRVTLPKKCRSSSQARKVMKQACERKIKKLKQYEEEFLLKKQHKERLEKEAQIYENRFGEERRKMQADIDALNKQLISAKERAVEKEKKHTGIIQEYKQIIQRQEQDMNTLSETLGKVMHMVSNCQDCQQQIDASNDNAKSDGGNTRRQTDAMRNANEHPLGPLDPLNAASQRIRELELELAQAKLAQVEAECKNQDLNHQLSNTLSELQTNRNSWQPWLSKTFNSLQEKVTTRGGQRDNGSGGPTPTFQSYMGQAPTTLSEASSPSGNQEYKTFAFASVGGSPKLPSKFQATKLRNSIDSLRNIVVPLDTGKSLAENLKQQLQQ is encoded by the exons ATGGATGATAATCTGAGCACCAAGTCCTCGGAATCCTCGATAACGACCAGCGGGGAGTACGAAATAGTCACGGACAGCAATGTGGCCAGTCCCATGGAGCAGGTGAAGCAGGTGGTGGTCAACCAGGAGAGGATCAAGCCGGAGGTGGCGGGCAAACCACCCACTTCTCTGAGTGCCCTGGCCTTGTCCTCCCCGGAAGCTGGAGGAGATCGGTCACCCACACTGGACATGGCCCACAATCGCAACCTGAGCGACATGCAGCACGAGATGACGGACGCCCTGAGGGATCTGGAGTTGGAACGCGGCGTAG CTGCCGCTGGGGAGAAGATAGCGCAACGTCTCCCGAGTCACCAGCAAAAGTCCCTAACGCTGCCGCTTACGGGCTCCGGCAGGAGACCTGCCGATCCCGAGATGCGTTTCCCCTGCACCCTGTTCTCGCCCAAGAGCGAGGAGACCCTGGACGATGCCTCCAGCTCGAACAGAGTGGGCCACTCGGTGTTCTACGACTGCATAGACGCCAGTCCCGCCTGCGTGGAGGAGAAGCAGGATGCCATGAAGCCGGAGAAGGGTGATACCACCGACGAGGAGG TTTCAGAGATCGATCAGGGCTGCACCATATTCTCCGGAGTCACCTACCTGGGCGCTGCCAACATCAATGCCCCAAAATCGGAGACGGAGGTCTATCGCATCATGGGTGAACTTAATAGTGGATCCAAATCGGTGGGTCTGAAGATCACCGTCAGCATTCCCAACTGCTCCGATGGCCTGGTGGT CCTCCACGATGCGGAAAGCAATACGGTTATTGCCACCTATGAGATATCCAGCATAATCTTATACTATCGAGGTCCAGTGGACACCGTGGAGAACGGCTGCTTTGCATTCACTTGGCTGCATGGCGACGCATTGTTCCAGTGCCATGTATTTCGGTGCCATATTCCCGAGGCGGTCAATCAAGTCAGCG CCTGCTTTCAGAAGGCATTCCAGACCTATCCGCCCAGCATGAGTTGCAGCCTCAATTCGGCCGTCGAGATGGCCAATTCGGTGACCTCGGATTTGAGCGGAAACCCTTTGAATACGGCCGGGTATGAGTTCATAGTGTCATTGGAGATCCGCGAGAGGGTGGCAAAAAACTCATATGCTGCAGTTCCGCGGGATAGGGGATGCTTTAAGCTTAGGGCGAACACAGATAAGGAAGTGTGCATCACAGTCAAACAGACTCCTTCGAATATTCTTCAACCATTGCATATCGAACGATGTTTTGGCGTCCTAGTGGCCCCGGGAAAACTGGTGGTCCAAAAGGACATGCATCTGATTGACATGCACAGCATGGGCTACGTTCCCCCAGGTGGAGCAGTAGTAGCTACCGAATCCGACAGCAACGCGCAGCCAAACTCCGCCTGGCCCTATACCATCCGTGCCGAGTGGAAAGCTCAGGAGAAGGCCTTTGAGCAGTTGAATCTTGAGTCGTCCAAGACCAATCTCACCGTGGCCGTAGACATTGTGATGCGGCGCATCCAGGAACCGGTTAGGTTCGTCATCGAGACCCCAGTGACCATTCAGTCGGCCAGTGAAATGCGTATtatggaccatttcatgtcGAAGCGGCCGATGACGTTGCGCTTCTATTTGCACCTCAAGCGCACCGACGAGTCCAACTGGAAAGTGAACAGTATTGACCCTTCGGAGGAGATCACGGAGCAGCCGGGCAACCAGCAGAGCTCCTCGCTGCTCAAGATGGGCATGAATAATCTATCGCGCATTGTGCGCAGTTCGTCCATTGCCTCAATTGAGGATGATTGCCCCTCGGATTACAGCAGCGATGGGGATGAGCCGCTGCTTAGTGGCACTGGTGAAGTGTCCAAGGATTGCTCGCAGGACACACTGGACGAGTGGGATCCCATCCTGCGGGAGTGGGACGGCGAGAAGAGGCCGAAGAACTTGGCGCCCTTGGTTCGCCTTGGAGTTCCGGAGGCGCTGCGTGAAAAGATCTGGCAGAAACTGGCCAATGTTGAGGGCAAGTTGGAGATGAATGACATGTACAAGATCCTAATCACCAAA GAAACCAAATGTGAGACCGTTATCCAAAGGGACATCCATCGCACTTTCCCGGCGCACAAATGCTTCAAAGAGACAGGTGGCTCTGGTCAGGACGCTCTTTTCAAGGTGTCCAAGGCGTATGCGGTTCATGACAGTGAGGTCGGCTATTGCCAGGGTCTAAGTTTTATTGCGGCCAGTCTGCTGCTTCAT ATGCCCGAGGAGGATGCGTTCTGTGTCCTGGTGGCCCTAATGTATGACTACGGGCTGCGCGATCTCTACAAGGCGGGCTTCGAAGTCCTTTACTTGCGTCTCTACCAACTGGAGCGTTTGATCAAGGACCAGCTGCCCAAGCTGCACGAGCACTTCACAGCCTGCGGTATTGAGACGCACATGTACGCCTCCCAGTGGTTCCTAACCTTGTATACAGCCCGATTCCCGCTGTGCTTCGTGTTCCACGTACTGGATGTTTTCTTGCTGGACGGACTACCTGTGCTCTTCCAGGTGGCCGTCACCCTGCTGTCAATCTGCGAATCGGATTTGCGACAGCTTGATTTTGAGGGCATTCTCAAGTATTTCCGCGTAACGTTGCCAAAGAAGTGCCGCAGCTCCAGCCAGGCACGCAAGGTGATGAAACAGGCCTGCGAGCGAAAGATTAAAAAGCTGAAGCAGTACGAGGAGGAGTTCCTGCTGAAAAAACAACACAAGGAGCGTCTGGAGAAGGAGGCGCAGATCTATGAGAACCGCTTTGGCGAGGAGAGGCGCAAGATGCAGGCCGACATTGATGCGCTCAATAAACAGCTTATCTCCGCCAAGGAGCGAGCTGTGGAGAAGGAGAAAAAGCACACAGGCATTATTCAGGAATACAAACAAATCATTCAGCGCCAGGAACAGGACATGAACACGCTCAGCGAGACTCTGGGCAAAGTGATG CACATGGTTTCCAACTGCCAGGATTGCCAGCAACAGATCGACGCCAGCAATGACAACGCCAAGTCAGATGGCGGCAACACTAGGCGGCAAACAGATGCCATGCGGAATGCCAATGAGCACCCACTGGGTCCGCTTGATCCGCTCAACGCCGCCTCGCAGCGCATCCGTGAACTGGAGTTGGAGTTGGCCCAGGCAAAACTTGCTCAGGTGGAGGCGGAATGCAAGAACCAGGACCTTAACCATCAGTTAAGCAATACGCTCAGTGAACTGCAGACGAACCGCAATAGCTGGCAGCCTTGGCTATCGAAGACCTTCAACTCGCTGCAGGAGAAAGTAACCACGCGCGGTGGCCAACGGGATAATGGCAGTGGCGGACCGACCCCCACATTCCAGTCCTACATGGGCCAGGCGCCCACGACCCTCAGCGAGGCCAGCTCCCCCAGCGGCAACCAG GAGTACAAGACCTTTGCATTTGCCTCGGTGGGAGGGTCACCCAAGTTGCCCAGCAAATTCCAGGCCACCAAGCTACGAAACAGCATCGACAGTCTGCGCAATATAGTGGTGCCCCTGGACACGGGCAAATCCCTCGCCGAGAATCTCAAACAGCAGTTGCAACAGTAG
- the LOC119555053 gene encoding uncharacterized protein LOC119555053 isoform X2 — MLAAVLGYGYLVAYVICLICWPGEAYPASNSYRDLDICNHWDGRRHFLELGSPAGELHARNVTTTAYRSSPLGFKNDAVAGDVWYQCSLELVTCAECVIRVAFTYANFSKSCGNTGGKSSMCPCEHIQFSEPPYDSTISGQEFCGDGKVFRSKTRTLQLKFFYRVNSAHVFSLQYFSERNVRIVSGSPKQSIVGNGSTKYHPQVISTPYFPMPYPRDYGIEHILTCEADNCQVRLDFTDFQLGLASTLEIFDSNGQMLDSYTGEHFRPPITVSSGKSLLLQFRGNSATGVGFRAEVSFVSSKQLKDERLVPYTDCGGMVTGPGGAITMMNMIENATDVRLFDCIWIIKPGNNYMMMKTHISLRVDDFYGMAARSELTIRQGTTSDAVEIENVMWPNNGLSKESHVAPILNGYYIRLRGVFGMSSKLAIVYSVFNYLNCYIGSEFLCGNNHCISIRLHCDGFDHCGDGSDEPDSCEEDWAHLHHDRRWYSHKPNYYFPKIDQYPDLKTATGIFIISTLGIFGVLSGWMVILYRMGVRARHQRELQSHLQTISELLDRQDEDRTPDEPPSYEAPPDYEEVIKVGMQQELREPRRQRRARRGPPRDRSCSRAASNCTMQSVLPLHRSCSLERDQEQPSTSAAAMTHAVAATDTTEDAEQVQTMAQRMLLATAICESHLQALQSRLSRQQRSLRSGSSPWGFQRARHRYPLGVNYPQPVGQPRRPVARQMSAPREATHSAFHSL, encoded by the exons ATGCTAGCCGCAGTACTGGGCTATGGCTACCTGGTGGCCTATGTGATCTGCCTGATTTGCTGGCCAGGAGAGGCGTATCCGGCCAGCAATAGCTACCGGGACCTGGATATTTGCAATCACTGGGACGGACGGCGGCACTTCCTCGAGCTGGGCAGTCCAGCCGGAGAGTTACATGCCCGCAATGTTACGACCACAGCCTATCGG AGCTCACCGCTGGGCTTCAAGAACGATGCAGTGGCGGGGGATGTTTGGTATCAGTGCAGTCTGGAGCTGGTGACCTGTGCCGAATGCGTCATCCGGGTGGCCTTCACCTACGCAAATTTCTCCAAGAGCTGTGGCAACACGGGTGGCAAGTCCAGCATGTGTCCCTGTGAGCACATCCAGTTCTCGGAGCCGCCCTACGACTCCACCATTTCAGGTCAGGAGTTTTGTGGGGATGGCAAGGTATTCCGGAGCAAAACCAGAACACTGCAGTTAAAGTTCTTCTACAGGGTCAACAGCGCCCACGTATTTTCGCTGCAATACTTCTCAGAAC GCAACGTCCGAATAGTCAGTGGTTCCCCCAAGCAGTCCATTGTGGGAAATGGGAGTACAAAGTACCACCCCCAGGTGATCTCTACGCCGTACTTCCCCATGCCCTATCCACGCGACTACGGAATCGAGCACATCCTCACCTGCGAGGCGGACAACTGCCAAGTGCGCTTGGACTTCACCGACTTCCAACTGGGTCTGGCCTCCACTTTGGAGATCTTCGACTCCAATGGCCAGATGTTGGACTCCTATACGGGTGAGCACTTCCGTCCGCCCATCACGGTGAGCAGCGGCAAGTCGCTACTCCTGCAGTTTCGTGGAAATTCAGCCACTGGAGTGGGTTTTCGAGCCGAAGTCAGCTTTGTGTCGTCCAAGCAGCTGAAGGACGAACGACTGGTGCCCTATACAG ATTGTGGCGGCATGGTCACCGGACCCGGTGGCGCCATCACCATGATGAACATGATCGAAAATGCCACAGACGTACGGCTCTTTGACTGCATCTGGATTATCAAGCCCGGCAACAATTACATGATGATGAAGACCCACATCTCACTGCGGGTGGATGACTTCTACGGAATGGCCGCCCGTTCGGAGCTGACCATCCGGCAGGGCACTACCTCAGATGCCGTGGAGATCGAAAACGTGATGTGGCCGAACAACGGACTAAGCAAGGAGAGCCATGTGGCTCCCATCCTCAATGGCTATTACATTCGACTGCGGGGGGTATTCGGGATGTCCTCAAAGCTGGCCATCGTTTACAGCGTCTTCAACTATTTGA ATTGCTACATTGGCTCGGAGTTTCTGTGTGGGAACAACCACTGCATCTCAATTCGACTCCACTGCGATGGCTTCGATCATTGTGGGGATGGCAGCGATGAGCCGGATTCCTGCGAGGAGGATTGGGCCCACCTGCACCACGATCGCCGCTGGTACTCCCACAAGCCCAACTACTACTTCCCCAAAATAGACCAGTATCCGGATCTCAAGACGGCCACGGGAATCTTCATCATCAGCACGCTGGGTATATTCGGAGTCCTTTCCGGCTGGATGGTAATCCTGTACAGGATGGGGGTGAGAGCACGCCACCAGCGAGAGCTGCAGAGTCACCTGCAGACGATCAGTGAGCTGCTGGATCGCCAGGACGAGGACCGCACGCCAGACGAACCACCAAGCTATGAAGCGCCACCTGACTACGAGGAGGTAATCAAGGTTGGCATGCAGCAGGAGCTGCGGGAGCCACGTCGCCAGCGACGCGCCCGTCGTGGTCCGCCTAGGGATCGGAGCTGCAGTCGTGCCGCCAGCAATTGCACCATGCAATCGGTACTCCCACTTCATCGCAGCTGCAGCCTGGAGAGGGATCAGGAGCAGCCCAGTACCTCGGCAGCGGCCATGACCCACGCGGTGGCTGCAACGGACACCACGGAAGATGCTGAGCAGGTCCAGACGATGGCCCAGCGGATGCTCCTCGCCACCGCTATTTGTG AGTCCCACTTGCAGGCACTGCAGTCACGTCTCTCCCGGCAGCAAAGGAGCCTGCGATCCGGCTCAAGTCCGTGGGGATTTCAGCGGGCCCGCCACCGCTATCCGCTGGGGGTGAACTACCCACAGCCGGTGGGCCAGCCACGACGCCCGGTAGCACGGCAGATGAGTGCACCCAGGGAGGCGACTCACTCAGCATTTCACTCACTCTAG
- the LOC119555053 gene encoding uncharacterized protein LOC119555053 isoform X1, which translates to MLAAVLGYGYLVAYVICLICWPGEAYPASNSYRDLDICNHWDGRRHFLELGSPAGELHARNVTTTAYRSSPLGFKNDAVAGDVWYQCSLELVTCAECVIRVAFTYANFSKSCGNTGGKSSMCPCEHIQFSEPPYDSTISGQEFCGDGKVFRSKTRTLQLKFFYRVNSAHVFSLQYFSERNVRIVSGSPKQSIVGNGSTKYHPQVISTPYFPMPYPRDYGIEHILTCEADNCQVRLDFTDFQLGLASTLEIFDSNGQMLDSYTGEHFRPPITVSSGKSLLLQFRGNSATGVGFRAEVSFVSSKQLKDERLVPYTDCGGMVTGPGGAITMMNMIENATDVRLFDCIWIIKPGNNYMMMKTHISLRVDDFYGMAARSELTIRQGTTSDAVEIENVMWPNNGLSKESHVAPILNGYYIRLRGVFGMSSKLAIVYSVFNYLNCYIGSEFLCGNNHCISIRLHCDGFDHCGDGSDEPDSCEEDWAHLHHDRRWYSHKPNYYFPKIDQYPDLKTATGIFIISTLGIFGVLSGWMVILYRMGVRARHQRELQSHLQTISELLDRQDEDRTPDEPPSYEAPPDYEEVIKVGMQQELREPRRQRRARRGPPRDRSCSRAASNCTMQSVLPLHRSCSLERDQEQPSTSAAAMTHAVAATDTTEDAEQVQTMAQRMLLATAICGTAVTSLPAAKEPAIRLKSVGISAGPPPLSAGGELPTAGGPATTPGSTADECTQGGDSLSISLTLGLPSTTTESTATSDQNQYQNQGLEQTSSNCTEHTYLKRSWLVVQQVPPGRGYRVRRLRHTFSSPEAFTSDELQVPYPDFLSYGTNLPHERSSSNFGSELSRDPSSYSVGKRARLTAEDASESETITRELEHSNQTLQSHVIAETPPNHSESDSEGEQKVSCFGAVAQRPKRRHRSHVRSRSFSNAGGGSAGRRRHIQRSSSADLLMNYATMAVSTPQKRSEGMQRLFFI; encoded by the exons ATGCTAGCCGCAGTACTGGGCTATGGCTACCTGGTGGCCTATGTGATCTGCCTGATTTGCTGGCCAGGAGAGGCGTATCCGGCCAGCAATAGCTACCGGGACCTGGATATTTGCAATCACTGGGACGGACGGCGGCACTTCCTCGAGCTGGGCAGTCCAGCCGGAGAGTTACATGCCCGCAATGTTACGACCACAGCCTATCGG AGCTCACCGCTGGGCTTCAAGAACGATGCAGTGGCGGGGGATGTTTGGTATCAGTGCAGTCTGGAGCTGGTGACCTGTGCCGAATGCGTCATCCGGGTGGCCTTCACCTACGCAAATTTCTCCAAGAGCTGTGGCAACACGGGTGGCAAGTCCAGCATGTGTCCCTGTGAGCACATCCAGTTCTCGGAGCCGCCCTACGACTCCACCATTTCAGGTCAGGAGTTTTGTGGGGATGGCAAGGTATTCCGGAGCAAAACCAGAACACTGCAGTTAAAGTTCTTCTACAGGGTCAACAGCGCCCACGTATTTTCGCTGCAATACTTCTCAGAAC GCAACGTCCGAATAGTCAGTGGTTCCCCCAAGCAGTCCATTGTGGGAAATGGGAGTACAAAGTACCACCCCCAGGTGATCTCTACGCCGTACTTCCCCATGCCCTATCCACGCGACTACGGAATCGAGCACATCCTCACCTGCGAGGCGGACAACTGCCAAGTGCGCTTGGACTTCACCGACTTCCAACTGGGTCTGGCCTCCACTTTGGAGATCTTCGACTCCAATGGCCAGATGTTGGACTCCTATACGGGTGAGCACTTCCGTCCGCCCATCACGGTGAGCAGCGGCAAGTCGCTACTCCTGCAGTTTCGTGGAAATTCAGCCACTGGAGTGGGTTTTCGAGCCGAAGTCAGCTTTGTGTCGTCCAAGCAGCTGAAGGACGAACGACTGGTGCCCTATACAG ATTGTGGCGGCATGGTCACCGGACCCGGTGGCGCCATCACCATGATGAACATGATCGAAAATGCCACAGACGTACGGCTCTTTGACTGCATCTGGATTATCAAGCCCGGCAACAATTACATGATGATGAAGACCCACATCTCACTGCGGGTGGATGACTTCTACGGAATGGCCGCCCGTTCGGAGCTGACCATCCGGCAGGGCACTACCTCAGATGCCGTGGAGATCGAAAACGTGATGTGGCCGAACAACGGACTAAGCAAGGAGAGCCATGTGGCTCCCATCCTCAATGGCTATTACATTCGACTGCGGGGGGTATTCGGGATGTCCTCAAAGCTGGCCATCGTTTACAGCGTCTTCAACTATTTGA ATTGCTACATTGGCTCGGAGTTTCTGTGTGGGAACAACCACTGCATCTCAATTCGACTCCACTGCGATGGCTTCGATCATTGTGGGGATGGCAGCGATGAGCCGGATTCCTGCGAGGAGGATTGGGCCCACCTGCACCACGATCGCCGCTGGTACTCCCACAAGCCCAACTACTACTTCCCCAAAATAGACCAGTATCCGGATCTCAAGACGGCCACGGGAATCTTCATCATCAGCACGCTGGGTATATTCGGAGTCCTTTCCGGCTGGATGGTAATCCTGTACAGGATGGGGGTGAGAGCACGCCACCAGCGAGAGCTGCAGAGTCACCTGCAGACGATCAGTGAGCTGCTGGATCGCCAGGACGAGGACCGCACGCCAGACGAACCACCAAGCTATGAAGCGCCACCTGACTACGAGGAGGTAATCAAGGTTGGCATGCAGCAGGAGCTGCGGGAGCCACGTCGCCAGCGACGCGCCCGTCGTGGTCCGCCTAGGGATCGGAGCTGCAGTCGTGCCGCCAGCAATTGCACCATGCAATCGGTACTCCCACTTCATCGCAGCTGCAGCCTGGAGAGGGATCAGGAGCAGCCCAGTACCTCGGCAGCGGCCATGACCCACGCGGTGGCTGCAACGGACACCACGGAAGATGCTGAGCAGGTCCAGACGATGGCCCAGCGGATGCTCCTCGCCACCGCTATTTGTG GCACTGCAGTCACGTCTCTCCCGGCAGCAAAGGAGCCTGCGATCCGGCTCAAGTCCGTGGGGATTTCAGCGGGCCCGCCACCGCTATCCGCTGGGGGTGAACTACCCACAGCCGGTGGGCCAGCCACGACGCCCGGTAGCACGGCAGATGAGTGCACCCAGGGAGGCGACTCACTCAGCATTTCACTCACTCTAGGCCTGCCCTCCACAACGACCGAGAGCACGGCGACCTCCGACCAGAACCAGTACCAGAATCAGGGTCTGGAGCAGACCAGTAGCAACTGCACGGAGCACACGTACCTGAAGAGATCTTGGCTGGTGGTGCAACAGGTTCCACCTGGAAGGGGTTACAGGGTCCGGAGGCTGCGGCACACCTTCTCCTCCCCCGAAGCCTTCACTTCTGATGAGCTGCAGGTGCCGTACCCGGATTTCCTCAGCTACGGCACCAATCTTCCGCATGAACGGAGTAGCAGTAACTTTGGCTCCGAATTGTCGAGGGATCCATCTAGTTATAGTGTGGGAAAGCGAGCTCGCTTGACCGCCGAGGACGCAAGTGAATCGGAAACCATTACCAGGGAGCTGGAGCACTCCAACCAGACCCTTCAGTCCCATGTGATAGCGGAGACCCCTCCGAATCACAGTGAGAGTGATAGCGAGGGGGAGCAAAAGGTTTCCTGCTTTGGTGCCGTGGCCCAGCGACCCAAGAGGCGACATCGCAGTCATGTGAGGAGCCGATCCTTTAGCAATGCAGGCGGTGGCAGTGCCGGAAGGAGGCGTCATATCCAGCGCAGCTCGTCGGCTGACCTTCTGATGAACTATGCCACAATGGCGGTCTCAACGCCACAAAAAAGATCCGAGGGTATGCAGCGATTGTTCTTCATCTAA